A genomic stretch from Sphingomonas sp. HDW15A includes:
- a CDS encoding GGDEF domain-containing protein encodes MDSKVHSADPQALLGEIELLRSEVARLQSRVEHLDRLSCMDPLVPAANRRGLVKQLSMILARHERHGVPAAMLFIDVDGLKSINDRHGHGAGDAALIHLTELMSSGVRKTDLVARIGGDEFAILLDHSPIDVAVETARRLAEQVADSDFIHDGTALELSVAIGLAMIERGDTPESVLDRADQAMYRRKNAA; translated from the coding sequence ATGGACAGCAAGGTGCACAGCGCCGATCCTCAGGCGCTGCTGGGTGAGATTGAACTCCTCCGAAGCGAGGTTGCGCGGCTCCAGTCCCGAGTCGAGCATCTCGATCGGCTGTCGTGCATGGACCCGCTGGTCCCCGCCGCCAATCGCCGAGGATTGGTTAAGCAGTTATCGATGATCCTCGCCCGCCACGAGCGCCACGGCGTTCCCGCGGCAATGCTTTTCATCGATGTCGACGGGCTGAAGTCGATTAACGACCGTCACGGTCACGGCGCCGGCGATGCCGCGCTGATCCATCTGACCGAGCTGATGTCGTCAGGGGTTCGCAAGACCGACCTCGTTGCTCGAATCGGCGGCGACGAGTTCGCGATCCTTCTCGATCACAGCCCGATAGACGTTGCCGTCGAAACCGCCCGTCGCCTTGCCGAGCAGGTCGCCGATAGCGACTTCATTCACGACGGCACCGCGCTGGAGCTCAGCGTCGCAATTGGCCTCGCCATGATCGAACGCGGCGACACACCGGAAAGCGTACTCGATCGCGCCGACCAGGCGATGTACCGCCGCAAAAACGCGGCCTAG
- the purE gene encoding 5-(carboxyamino)imidazole ribonucleotide mutase → MGSRSDWETMRHSAEMLDALRVAHEVKVVSAHRTPRRLYEYAQTARERGLKAIIAGAGGAAHLPGMCASMTLLPVLGVPVESQALKGMDSLLSIVQMPAGVPVGTLAIGKAGAVNAALLAAAMLANEDPALAERLEKWRADQTASVGESPE, encoded by the coding sequence ATGGGCAGCCGTTCCGATTGGGAGACGATGCGCCATTCCGCGGAGATGCTCGATGCTTTGCGGGTCGCCCATGAAGTAAAAGTCGTCTCGGCTCACCGCACGCCCAGGCGACTTTATGAGTATGCCCAGACCGCGCGCGAACGCGGCTTGAAAGCGATCATCGCTGGAGCGGGCGGTGCCGCGCATCTGCCGGGCATGTGCGCGTCCATGACTTTGCTCCCGGTGCTTGGCGTACCGGTCGAGAGCCAGGCGCTTAAGGGCATGGATAGCCTGCTCTCCATCGTCCAGATGCCCGCCGGCGTTCCGGTCGGCACGCTGGCCATCGGCAAGGCCGGTGCCGTCAATGCTGCCCTGCTCGCCGCGGCGATGCTCGCGAATGAGGATCCTGCTCTTGCCGAGCGGCTCGAAAAGTGGCGCGCAGACCAGACGGCCAGCGTAGGCGAGAGCCCCGAGTGA
- a CDS encoding 5-(carboxyamino)imidazole ribonucleotide synthase has protein sequence MLPPGSTVGIVGGGQLGRMMAIAAARLGYRCHIYDPHDAPCAVAVSGSFTRGEFTDQQRIAEFAALCDVVTYEFENVPVGPLAALGAKLLPGTRSLEVAQDRALEKEFLESTGARVAPWRRVESVADAGAAEEEIGLPLVLKTRRFGYDGKGQSWARSQGGARQAYEAIGRQPAVAESGIAFEAEFSVIVARGQDGAVRSFDPPRNIHDGGILRRSIVPGGPLVAGQAEEAKRIAGAIVAALGHVGVLTVEFFATADGPLVNEFAPRVHNSGHWTIEGAKTSQFEQHIRAICGLPLGDPGLVDGSVEMENLIGADVERWPELIAEQGAAVHLYDKGEVRPGRKMGHVTRVGAGAAFTDR, from the coding sequence ATTCTTCCGCCCGGTTCGACTGTGGGCATTGTCGGTGGCGGCCAGCTAGGCCGGATGATGGCGATCGCCGCAGCCCGTCTCGGCTACCGCTGCCATATCTACGATCCCCATGATGCGCCTTGCGCGGTCGCGGTCAGTGGATCGTTCACGCGCGGCGAATTCACGGATCAGCAGCGAATCGCGGAATTCGCGGCCTTGTGCGACGTCGTCACTTACGAGTTCGAGAATGTGCCGGTTGGGCCGCTCGCCGCGCTTGGCGCCAAGCTGCTGCCCGGAACGCGGAGCCTGGAGGTCGCGCAGGATCGGGCGCTGGAGAAGGAATTCCTCGAATCCACAGGTGCCAGGGTCGCGCCATGGCGCCGCGTCGAATCGGTCGCGGATGCAGGAGCGGCAGAAGAAGAGATCGGCCTCCCGCTGGTGCTCAAGACCCGCCGCTTCGGTTACGATGGCAAGGGCCAGTCGTGGGCGCGCTCCCAAGGTGGAGCGAGACAGGCCTACGAGGCCATCGGCCGCCAGCCGGCAGTCGCCGAATCCGGAATTGCGTTCGAGGCGGAATTCTCCGTCATCGTCGCACGCGGGCAGGACGGCGCGGTGCGCAGCTTCGATCCGCCCCGCAACATTCACGATGGCGGGATCCTGCGCCGCTCCATCGTCCCGGGCGGACCGCTGGTCGCTGGCCAGGCGGAGGAGGCAAAGCGCATCGCGGGCGCGATCGTCGCCGCGCTCGGCCATGTCGGCGTGCTGACGGTCGAATTTTTTGCCACCGCGGACGGGCCGCTGGTCAACGAATTCGCGCCGCGGGTCCACAATAGCGGCCACTGGACGATCGAGGGGGCGAAGACGTCCCAGTTCGAGCAACACATCCGCGCCATCTGCGGCCTTCCGCTCGGCGACCCCGGCTTGGTCGATGGCTCGGTGGAGATGGAGAATTTGATCGGCGCCGATGTCGAGCGGTGGCCCGAGCTGATCGCCGAACAGGGCGCAGCGGTTCACCTTTACGACAAGGGCGAGGTCCGGCCCGGCCGCA
- the gpmA gene encoding 2,3-diphosphoglycerate-dependent phosphoglycerate mutase: MPTLVLLRHGQSQWNLENRFTGWWDVDLSDKGIAEARDAGRMLADKNMDFDHCFTSVLTRAIRTLHLVLHEMGRLWLPVTKDWRLNERHYGGLTGLNKQEMIDKVGAEQVKIWRRSFDIPPPPLEPDSPWVLAGDRRYSGIEVPGTESLRDTIARVLPYYEAEIEPLLRQGKRIVVSAHGNSLRALEKHLSGISDEDIVGLEIPTGQPIVYELGEDLAVRDRYYLSER, encoded by the coding sequence ATGCCGACCCTCGTCCTGCTGCGCCACGGACAGTCGCAGTGGAATCTCGAAAATCGGTTCACCGGCTGGTGGGACGTCGACCTGAGCGACAAGGGTATCGCGGAAGCCCGCGATGCCGGCCGAATGCTGGCGGACAAGAACATGGATTTCGACCATTGCTTTACGTCGGTCCTGACGCGCGCAATCCGAACGCTTCACCTTGTCCTTCATGAAATGGGCCGGTTGTGGCTGCCGGTGACGAAGGACTGGCGGTTGAACGAGCGGCACTACGGCGGGCTGACTGGGCTCAATAAGCAAGAGATGATAGACAAGGTCGGCGCCGAGCAGGTGAAGATCTGGCGCCGGTCGTTCGACATCCCGCCGCCGCCGCTCGAGCCGGACAGCCCTTGGGTATTGGCTGGCGACCGGCGCTACTCGGGAATCGAAGTTCCCGGGACGGAGAGCCTCAGGGATACGATCGCGCGTGTCCTACCCTACTACGAGGCGGAAATTGAACCGCTTTTGCGGCAGGGCAAAAGGATTGTCGTGTCAGCCCACGGCAACTCGCTTCGCGCGCTCGAAAAGCATCTTTCGGGCATATCGGACGAGGACATCGTCGGGTTGGAGATCCCGACCGGACAGCCGATTGTCTATGAGCTGGGCGAGGATCTCGCCGTGCGCGACCGTTACTATCTCAGCGAGCGCTAG